Genomic segment of Desulfurobacteriaceae bacterium:
GCTTTTCTGTCCTCTTACGGGGTGTTACCGTGTAGCCCGATTTCTTGAGGAGACTTTTTAGCTTTTTGTTTTCTTCCTCAAGCTGGCTGACTTTTTGCTCCAGTTGTTGGAGCTTTTGGAGGATTTCTTCGTTTGAGACTTCCTTAGCAAAACCTTGAGAAGAGAGAAGAACGAGACTCAGAGCGAATAAGCTCTTCCTCATCCTAAAACCTCCTCCTAAAATAATTAAGGGGCCAGCCCCGGATTGGAACTGGCCCCTTAAACTGCAAGTTCTTTGGGTTCCTTTCCAATCCGGGAGGCATGCCCGTTTCCAGACATACCCTATCGGTCTGACCCCATAGGCTTAAAGCCCTTAGGCAGTCAGACTCGGAACCCAGGGTTAATTCTAACATACACTTTTCAAAATTAGTAAACCATCTCCAACAGGAACAAGGAAACTTTCAAAATTTGGATACTCTTTTATATCTTCCAAGAACTTCTTTAAAAGGTTTATGGAACGAACATACTTTTGAGGAACATCATCGGTAGCTACATAACCTCTAAAAAGAACATTATCAAAGATAACTATTCCTTTTTCTGTAAGGAGTGCCTGAACTTTGTAGTTAAAAAAGACGTATTCAGACTTTCCAACATCTACAAAAATGAGGTCAAACTTTTCATCTTCCGCTAAGAATTTCCTTACAACGTCAAATGCATCTTCTTCCAAAATCTCTATATAAGCTTTCGCTTTTTCGAAAAATCTTCTTGCAATTTCCGTTCTTTTCCTGTTTACATCTACCGTTGTTATTTGGCTTTTTTTGTTTGCAAAGAACATATGTAAGGTGCTATAACCTATCCCAGTTCCTATTTCAAGGATTTTCTTTGGTTTTAAAGCAGAAACTAAAAACCTTAAAAGAATTGCTGAAGAGGGAAGAAGTATTGGGACTTTATTTTCCTTAGCAAACTCTTCTATTTCCAAAAAGATTGGTTCCCGCTTGAAAAATTCTTGAACAAAAAACTCAATAGGTTCAGGTATTATTTCACTTAAATTTTTCCACCTTTTAAACTCC
This window contains:
- a CDS encoding O-methyltransferase; this translates as MEFKRWKNLSEIIPEPIEFFVQEFFKREPIFLEIEEFAKENKVPILLPSSAILLRFLVSALKPKKILEIGTGIGYSTLHMFFANKKSQITTVDVNRKRTEIARRFFEKAKAYIEILEEDAFDVVRKFLAEDEKFDLIFVDVGKSEYVFFNYKVQALLTEKGIVIFDNVLFRGYVATDDVPQKYVRSINLLKKFLEDIKEYPNFESFLVPVGDGLLILKSVC